Proteins from one Polymorphobacter megasporae genomic window:
- a CDS encoding PEP-CTERM sorting domain-containing protein, which produces MRFITSQKIALFHVMAVAASLVATTPALVTVKYTFDLGQGSGFTVVAPEFLSQEAANTFGEYNFDLNVIEPYGKMASCIGYAGAPCDTQSILPTGLNFSPRPTDVVIEYRAASVGTIIRYFAGTALAATGVYQDAVLGGAGDTLTVTSSVPEPSTWISLLLGFVTLGSFLRSRRAEAGAVTA; this is translated from the coding sequence ATGCGCTTTATCACGAGCCAGAAAATAGCTCTGTTTCACGTAATGGCGGTAGCTGCTTCACTCGTTGCAACCACCCCGGCCTTGGTGACCGTAAAATACACCTTCGATCTGGGGCAAGGATCGGGCTTTACCGTTGTCGCTCCGGAATTTCTCTCTCAGGAAGCTGCGAATACATTTGGCGAATATAACTTCGATCTGAATGTGATCGAGCCGTACGGAAAAATGGCCAGCTGCATTGGATATGCCGGAGCACCTTGCGACACTCAGTCGATCTTGCCTACTGGGCTGAACTTCTCCCCTCGCCCAACCGACGTGGTCATCGAATATCGTGCCGCGAGCGTTGGAACGATTATCCGATATTTCGCCGGCACGGCGCTCGCAGCGACCGGCGTCTATCAAGACGCTGTCCTAGGTGGCGCTGGCGATACGCTAACCGTCACGAGCAGCGTCCCGGAGCCTTCAACCTGGATAAGCTTGCTTTTGGGCTTCGTGACTTTGGGCAGCTTCCTTCGCAGTCGCCGCGCAGAAGCCGGTGCCGTCACTGCATGA
- a CDS encoding DUF1761 family protein, with translation MHILWVMGVSLVVASLADWLFIGVLFHNSYSTFPEVWRDAKDKRRQILIAQAYSAMTAVGFICLAIRLTLVSLGGALSLAVLIWIIAPLPLLLGNHVFIKLDQKVTLAHALGWLVKLLLIGATTAALL, from the coding sequence ATGCATATCCTCTGGGTCATGGGTGTCAGTCTGGTTGTCGCTTCGCTTGCCGATTGGCTTTTCATAGGCGTGCTGTTCCACAATAGTTATTCGACATTTCCCGAAGTTTGGCGTGACGCGAAGGATAAGCGGCGTCAAATCCTGATTGCTCAGGCATATTCCGCGATGACAGCCGTCGGGTTCATATGCTTAGCAATTCGGTTGACTCTTGTTTCACTTGGTGGTGCGCTGAGCCTTGCGGTCTTAATCTGGATTATTGCGCCTCTACCTTTGCTGCTTGGCAATCACGTTTTCATCAAACTTGATCAGAAAGTGACGCTCGCCCACGCTTTAGGTTGGCTGGTTAAGCTGCTTCTAATCGGCGCGACAACTGCAGCACTGCTTTAA
- a CDS encoding PEPxxWA-CTERM sorting domain-containing protein, translating into MTLTGNAENISDNADVFGYGTDQRLTDKSFVETFIVNTSAVNAFGPQTSTGVSSNSIFGGSPPYAVGGTLTINGRSFSTAGSNYSSLYTMGDYQILSNDMVRGSGDNNFYVDLTGAGFPATVDQPISLALAAGQAANVSFIDNNSGGEISAAIGNLYPTQLTVSVAAAVPEPSIWGAMILGFGMVGASIRRRNASIGLI; encoded by the coding sequence GTGACGCTCACCGGCAACGCGGAGAACATCTCTGATAACGCCGACGTCTTCGGTTACGGGACGGATCAGCGCCTCACCGACAAGAGCTTCGTCGAGACGTTCATCGTGAACACGTCGGCGGTGAACGCTTTCGGGCCGCAGACGAGCACCGGGGTGTCCTCCAACAGCATTTTCGGTGGCAGCCCGCCGTATGCCGTCGGCGGAACCCTGACAATCAACGGCCGGAGCTTCTCCACGGCCGGCAGCAATTACAGTTCGCTGTACACTATGGGAGACTACCAGATTTTGTCGAACGACATGGTCCGCGGATCGGGCGACAACAACTTCTACGTTGATCTCACTGGAGCTGGATTTCCCGCCACGGTCGACCAGCCGATCAGCTTGGCACTGGCGGCGGGTCAGGCCGCCAACGTGTCGTTTATCGACAATAACTCGGGCGGCGAAATCTCGGCCGCCATCGGCAACCTTTACCCGACGCAATTGACGGTGAGCGTTGCTGCGGCTGTCCCCGAGCCGTCGATCTGGGGCGCGATGATCCTTGGCTTTGGAATGGTGGGAGCCTCGATCCGTCGGCGCAACGCGAGCATCGGCCTGATCTGA
- a CDS encoding IS5 family transposase, producing the protein MPWTDTARRQHMRKGGRYPSDLRDAEWALIEPLFPAARSGGRRRTTCLRAVMDAIMYIASSGCAWRMLPKCFPATSTVRGYFYSWRDSGLLTTINHLLVMAAREQAGREASPSAGVIDSQSVKTTESGGICGYDAGKKVKGRKRHIITDTCGFLVFILVHAADIQDRDGAVDVLKAIRFRFPFLRHVFADGGYAGDKLKAALEGHGSWTLEIIKRSDTAKGFVLLPRRWVVERTFAWLGRCRRLAKDWERSIESATAWATIASIRMLTRRIARLSTH; encoded by the coding sequence TTGCCTTGGACTGATACCGCTCGCCGTCAGCATATGCGCAAGGGGGGGCGCTATCCAAGCGATTTACGGGATGCGGAATGGGCGTTGATCGAGCCGCTGTTTCCGGCAGCCCGCAGCGGCGGGCGTCGTCGCACGACCTGCCTTCGGGCGGTGATGGATGCGATCATGTATATTGCGTCGAGCGGTTGCGCCTGGCGGATGCTGCCCAAATGCTTTCCGGCGACGTCGACAGTGCGCGGCTATTTCTACAGCTGGCGGGATAGTGGGCTGCTGACGACAATCAACCACTTGCTGGTAATGGCAGCACGCGAACAGGCCGGCCGCGAGGCCTCACCCAGTGCTGGCGTTATCGACAGCCAATCGGTCAAAACAACGGAAAGCGGCGGAATTTGCGGCTATGACGCCGGCAAGAAGGTGAAGGGCCGCAAACGCCATATCATCACCGATACCTGCGGCTTTCTGGTGTTTATCCTGGTCCATGCCGCCGACATTCAGGACCGCGACGGCGCTGTCGATGTCCTCAAAGCCATCCGTTTCCGTTTCCCGTTCCTGCGCCATGTGTTTGCCGATGGTGGCTATGCCGGTGACAAACTCAAGGCCGCGCTTGAAGGCCATGGCAGCTGGACCCTCGAAATCATCAAGCGCTCCGATACCGCCAAGGGCTTTGTGCTTTTGCCCCGCCGTTGGGTTGTCGAGCGGACCTTCGCGTGGCTGGGCCGCTGCCGACGTCTCGCCAAAGACTGGGAGCGATCCATCGAAAGCGCCACGGCATGGGCAACCATCGCCAGCATCCGAATGCTCACACGCAGAATCGCAAGGCTCTCAACTCATTGA
- a CDS encoding response regulator — MTERPKPRVEEALLLVDGEVIARHALAEYLQHCGYAVIAAASTEEAMTVLNAPDYVISAMLCALPAIGSQNGFAFCRWVRDNHPTIEIALAGTLDAAAEAAAEFCDAGPRLVRPYDPGAIVERVQLMRERRRQKLALG, encoded by the coding sequence GTGACTGAGCGGCCAAAGCCGCGGGTCGAAGAAGCGCTGCTTCTGGTCGATGGTGAGGTGATCGCCCGCCACGCCTTGGCCGAATATCTGCAACACTGCGGCTATGCCGTGATTGCGGCGGCCTCGACCGAGGAAGCGATGACCGTCCTGAACGCCCCGGATTATGTCATCTCGGCTATGCTGTGCGCATTGCCGGCGATTGGTTCGCAAAATGGCTTTGCTTTCTGCCGCTGGGTTCGTGACAATCATCCGACGATAGAAATCGCGCTGGCCGGCACCCTCGATGCTGCGGCTGAAGCGGCTGCTGAGTTTTGCGACGCCGGGCCGCGACTGGTTCGTCCCTACGACCCCGGCGCTATTGTCGAACGGGTCCAACTGATGCGCGAGCGCCGCAGGCAGAAGCTCGCGCTGGGCTGA
- a CDS encoding MFS transporter: MTAAIAANTTPAALRGGGSWDARYEWRVVLLLSLSFGLVGLDRWILGPLFPAIMADLHLDYGQLGTLVGGLGIAWGVFAILIGNLSDRIGRRAVLLPALVVFSALSGAAGLATGFVMLLLARTTMGAAEGAFLPASVAATAEASLPMRRGLNQGLQLSAFALFGFGIAPIVATQLLQVLPSWREVFMIVAIPGFILAFLLNRVLRDAPRLAVTAPRAPWTDVIKSRNVILGALCLLAAMSCIFVLGAMVPNYLVDFLHLTPVTMGLVMSGMGWGGFLGEFMVAGISDRIGRRPATALAFLGAAVGTWFFAHAPADPWLLFGWLSVTAFFALGLTSILAGPVASEAVSPALMSSSVGVVAGAGEIFGGGIAPVIAGFVAQHYGIAQIFVIPLAGLAIGLALSLFLRETAPRRERLPGHVD; the protein is encoded by the coding sequence ATGACCGCCGCCATAGCCGCGAACACGACCCCGGCTGCACTCCGCGGCGGCGGCTCTTGGGATGCGCGATACGAATGGCGCGTGGTCCTGCTGCTGTCGCTGTCCTTCGGTCTCGTCGGTCTCGACCGCTGGATCCTCGGGCCGCTGTTCCCAGCCATCATGGCCGACCTCCACCTCGACTACGGCCAGCTCGGCACGCTGGTCGGCGGCCTCGGCATTGCGTGGGGAGTGTTCGCGATCCTGATCGGCAACCTGTCCGACCGGATCGGGCGCCGCGCCGTTCTGCTCCCCGCACTGGTCGTGTTCTCGGCGTTGTCCGGTGCGGCCGGACTGGCGACGGGTTTCGTGATGCTCCTGCTCGCGCGGACGACGATGGGCGCAGCCGAGGGGGCATTCCTCCCGGCCAGCGTCGCCGCGACCGCGGAGGCATCGCTACCCATGCGGCGCGGTCTGAATCAGGGTCTTCAGCTCAGTGCCTTCGCGTTGTTCGGCTTCGGCATCGCCCCCATCGTCGCGACGCAGCTGCTCCAGGTCCTGCCGTCGTGGCGCGAGGTGTTCATGATCGTCGCGATCCCCGGCTTCATCCTCGCCTTCCTGCTCAACCGCGTCCTCCGCGACGCCCCACGCTTGGCGGTAACCGCCCCGCGCGCACCGTGGACTGACGTCATAAAGTCCCGCAACGTCATCCTGGGTGCGCTGTGCCTGCTCGCCGCCATGAGCTGCATCTTCGTCCTCGGCGCCATGGTTCCGAACTACCTCGTCGATTTCCTGCACCTCACGCCGGTGACGATGGGGCTGGTGATGTCGGGGATGGGCTGGGGCGGCTTCCTCGGCGAATTCATGGTTGCGGGGATCTCGGACCGCATCGGCCGACGTCCCGCCACCGCGCTCGCCTTCCTCGGCGCCGCCGTCGGCACGTGGTTCTTCGCCCACGCCCCCGCAGACCCATGGCTCCTGTTCGGCTGGCTGTCGGTCACCGCCTTCTTCGCCCTCGGTCTGACGTCGATCCTTGCGGGCCCTGTCGCCTCGGAAGCAGTGTCGCCGGCATTGATGTCCTCCTCCGTCGGGGTCGTAGCGGGCGCCGGCGAGATCTTCGGCGGAGGGATCGCCCCGGTCATCGCCGGCTTCGTCGCCCAGCACTACGGCATCGCGCAGATCTTCGTCATTCCGCTCGCCGGTCTCGCGATCGGGCTTGCCCTGTCGCTTTTCCTCCGGGAAACGGCGCCGCGCCGCGAGCGCCTGCCGGGCCACGTCGACTAG
- a CDS encoding bacteriorhodopsin-like gives MTQLTVGQYTLVYNAFSFTLATMAAASIFLWMGRSQVSTSYKTALTISGLVTAIAAYHYFRIFNSWESAYTLRNDALTATGFAFNDAYRYVDWLLTVPLLLIELILVMKLPQSETVSRSFRLGFAAVLMIGLGYPGEIAGDNATRALWGTLSTIPFIYIVWALFKGLGESINRQPENVRGLIKSARLLTFASWGFYPLVYMLPYTGLSGGAVTTGVQIGYTFADIISKVGLGILVYNIAVRKSAAERDEPFAGNRPIAA, from the coding sequence ATGACCCAATTAACAGTGGGGCAGTACACGCTTGTGTACAACGCCTTTTCATTCACATTAGCTACGATGGCGGCCGCATCGATCTTCTTATGGATGGGGCGAAGCCAGGTTTCGACCTCTTACAAGACAGCGTTGACTATTTCCGGACTAGTCACAGCGATCGCTGCTTATCACTATTTTCGCATCTTCAACAGCTGGGAGAGCGCCTACACACTACGTAATGATGCGCTGACGGCAACCGGCTTCGCCTTTAACGATGCCTATCGTTACGTCGATTGGCTGCTGACCGTGCCGTTATTGCTCATTGAGCTAATTCTCGTAATGAAACTGCCGCAGAGCGAGACGGTTTCGCGGTCGTTCCGCCTCGGCTTTGCGGCCGTGCTGATGATCGGCCTTGGCTACCCCGGTGAGATTGCAGGCGACAACGCCACCCGCGCATTGTGGGGCACGCTGTCGACCATCCCGTTCATCTATATCGTATGGGCGCTGTTCAAGGGCTTGGGCGAATCGATCAACCGGCAGCCCGAGAATGTCCGCGGCCTGATCAAGAGCGCGCGATTGCTGACGTTTGCGTCATGGGGCTTTTACCCGCTCGTTTACATGTTGCCGTATACCGGCCTAAGCGGCGGTGCAGTGACGACGGGTGTGCAGATTGGATATACATTTGCCGACATCATCTCGAAGGTCGGTCTCGGCATTCTTGTGTACAATATCGCTGTGCGGAAATCGGCAGCCGAGCGTGATGAGCCCTTCGCCGGAAACCGGCCGATTGCAGCGTAG
- a CDS encoding IS701 family transposase: protein MGGDWRSDLEVWLAPFLTALGHKKRARMCPAYVAGLIGPGDRKSVQPMAARADAIGYDQLHHFVAAGVWDSAPLDAALLTEADRLVGGGDAFLVIDDTAMPKKGRHSVGVAPQYASSLGKNANCQTLVSVTLASREVPVMVGLRLFLPESWTSDPERMTKAKVPADRQVALTKPEIAIAEIDRVTAAGVRFGCVLADAGYGMSAPFRQALSERGLSWAVGIPGRQKVYPADVAMIFPIAGHGRPRQHHIPNAKSVASETLLAGQPWKRVSWRRGTKGRLAARFAALRVRVADGPTQRIRDMGGQHLPGEEVWLVGEHRSTGERKYYLSNLPADTAIKTLAGAIKARWICEQAHQQLKEELGLDHFEGRSWTGLHRHALMTMIACAFLQSRRLTAAGRKKKSLGTTTATKHASRQAGNRRPVRESATDAMPALQ from the coding sequence ATGGGCGGAGATTGGCGAAGCGACCTTGAGGTTTGGCTGGCGCCGTTTTTGACGGCGCTGGGTCATAAGAAGCGGGCACGGATGTGCCCCGCTTATGTTGCCGGCCTGATCGGCCCTGGAGACCGCAAGAGCGTCCAGCCGATGGCGGCTCGCGCCGATGCCATTGGGTATGACCAGCTTCATCACTTCGTGGCGGCAGGGGTCTGGGACAGTGCTCCGCTCGACGCGGCGCTGCTGACCGAAGCCGACCGGTTGGTCGGCGGCGGCGATGCCTTCCTTGTGATCGACGACACCGCGATGCCGAAGAAGGGGCGCCACTCGGTCGGTGTCGCGCCGCAATATGCGTCCTCGCTCGGCAAGAACGCGAACTGCCAGACGCTCGTGTCGGTGACGCTCGCATCGCGCGAGGTGCCAGTGATGGTGGGTCTGCGCCTGTTCCTGCCGGAGAGTTGGACCAGCGATCCCGAGCGCATGACGAAGGCGAAGGTGCCCGCCGACCGGCAGGTCGCCCTGACCAAGCCTGAGATCGCCATCGCCGAGATCGACCGGGTCACGGCCGCGGGCGTGCGCTTCGGCTGTGTGCTGGCGGATGCCGGATATGGCATGAGCGCGCCGTTCCGCCAGGCGCTGAGCGAGCGCGGCCTCTCCTGGGCGGTCGGCATACCCGGCCGGCAGAAGGTCTATCCGGCCGATGTCGCGATGATCTTCCCGATCGCGGGACATGGCCGACCTCGTCAACACCATATCCCAAATGCAAAATCTGTTGCATCCGAGACGTTGCTCGCCGGGCAGCCATGGAAACGGGTCAGTTGGCGACGGGGTACGAAAGGGCGACTGGCCGCGCGCTTCGCCGCACTGCGCGTGCGTGTCGCCGACGGCCCGACCCAGCGTATCCGCGACATGGGCGGCCAGCATCTGCCGGGTGAAGAAGTGTGGCTGGTTGGTGAGCATCGTTCGACCGGCGAGCGCAAATACTACCTCTCGAACCTGCCTGCCGACACCGCGATCAAAACGCTCGCCGGAGCAATCAAGGCGCGGTGGATCTGCGAGCAGGCGCACCAGCAGCTCAAGGAGGAACTCGGCCTCGACCACTTTGAAGGTCGATCGTGGACAGGCCTGCATCGACACGCCTTGATGACGATGATCGCCTGCGCCTTCCTTCAGTCCCGCCGCCTCACAGCAGCGGGACGGAAAAAAAAGAGTCTCGGGACCACCACCGCAACCAAGCATGCCAGCCGTCAGGCAGGCAATCGTCGACCTGTTCGCGAGAGCGCCACCGATGCGATGCCCGCACTGCAATGA
- a CDS encoding response regulator — MKIDMRETLDVPEAIPLLLMVVDDEVLIRFVAADILRDAGFAVVEAGDADEAMILLATGMPCSLIFSDVNMPGSIDGVGLVAHVKEHYPVIPVVLTSGGVALHELVNAGAVAIVPKPYSESTLIGTIDRVLGRSGD, encoded by the coding sequence GTGAAGATTGATATGCGCGAAACCCTAGATGTGCCTGAAGCGATCCCCCTGCTTCTCATGGTCGTCGACGACGAGGTTCTGATCCGATTTGTTGCGGCGGACATTCTGCGGGACGCCGGCTTTGCAGTTGTCGAGGCCGGCGATGCGGACGAGGCAATGATATTGCTGGCGACGGGAATGCCCTGCAGTCTGATTTTTTCTGACGTGAATATGCCGGGCTCGATCGATGGGGTCGGACTGGTGGCTCATGTGAAAGAGCATTACCCGGTCATCCCGGTGGTCCTCACGTCGGGTGGTGTAGCGTTGCACGAACTCGTCAATGCCGGAGCCGTGGCGATCGTGCCCAAGCCCTATTCCGAATCTACGCTCATCGGCACAATCGACCGTGTGCTCGGCCGATCCGGTGACTGA
- a CDS encoding IS5 family transposase (programmed frameshift), producing the protein MSDLIWLSAAQMRRIEPHFPLSHGVPRVDDRRVISGIIFVIRNGLRWRDAPKDYGPHKTIYNRFIRWSRLGVFNRIFAALAAKGGKPDQLMIDATHLKAHRTAASLLKKGLFPRCIGRTKGGLNSKLHAVCDGQGRPLVMLLTEGQTSDYKGAALMLDALPKARAMLGDRGYDADWFRAALIAKGITPCIPSKANRKTPIPHDRTLYRQRHRIENMFGRLKDWRRIHTRYDRCAHAFFSAIALAATVIFWL; encoded by the exons ATGAGTGATTTGATCTGGTTGTCGGCGGCACAGATGCGTCGGATCGAGCCGCACTTTCCCCTGTCGCATGGGGTGCCGCGCGTTGACGACCGGCGAGTGATCAGCGGGATCATCTTCGTGATCAGGAACGGGCTGCGTTGGCGCGATGCGCCCAAGGACTACGGTCCGCACAAGACGATCTACAACCGCTTCATCCGCTGGAGCCGGCTGGGTGTGTTCAACCGTATCTTTGCAGCGCTGGCGGCAAAAGGCGGCAAGCCCGACCAGTTGATGATCGATGCGACCCACCTGAAGGCACACCGAACCGCCGCGAGCCTCCTCAAAAAGGGGCTCT TTCCCCGATGTATCGGACGCACCAAAGGCGGCCTGAACTCCAAGCTGCACGCGGTCTGCGACGGCCAGGGCCGACCGCTCGTCATGCTCCTCACCGAGGGGCAGACCAGCGACTACAAGGGCGCAGCGCTGATGCTCGACGCCCTGCCCAAAGCGAGGGCCATGCTCGGTGACCGCGGCTATGACGCCGACTGGTTCCGCGCCGCCCTGATCGCCAAGGGCATCACCCCTTGCATCCCATCGAAGGCCAACCGCAAAACCCCGATCCCGCATGACCGAACCCTCTACCGGCAACGTCACCGCATCGAGAACATGTTCGGCAGGCTCAAGGACTGGCGCCGCATCCACACCCGCTACGACCGATGCGCGCACGCCTTCTTCTCGGCCATCGCGCTAGCCGCAACCGTCATCTTCTGGCTGTGA
- a CDS encoding coniferyl-alcohol dehydrogenase yields the protein MFEGKVFAVTGVSSGIGAATAKLLQARGARVVGFDRNAPGFAVDGFFPIDMGDQSAIEKTLRSVDILFDGLVNSAGLPPTADKHAVLKVNFFGLRHFTEAVTIRLADGAAIINLASLAGFQWRANIAVVRAGLTTSFADADAWIAAQDVEGAPSYHLSKELVIAWTLWECQRWKDRGIRINSVSPGPVSSPILADFIKTLGQRAEDDLKLNRAGTPEEIAPVVAFMLSDDARWMNGTDVSVDAGAGAGAWHQILA from the coding sequence ATGTTCGAGGGAAAGGTCTTCGCCGTGACGGGTGTATCGTCCGGCATCGGGGCGGCGACGGCGAAACTGCTGCAGGCGCGGGGAGCGCGGGTCGTCGGGTTCGACCGCAACGCGCCCGGCTTCGCGGTCGACGGCTTCTTCCCGATCGACATGGGCGACCAGAGCGCGATCGAGAAGACGCTCAGATCGGTGGACATACTGTTCGACGGTCTGGTCAACTCGGCCGGTCTTCCGCCGACCGCCGACAAGCACGCGGTGCTCAAGGTCAACTTCTTCGGCCTGCGTCACTTCACGGAAGCCGTGACGATCCGGCTGGCCGACGGTGCCGCGATCATCAATCTGGCCTCGCTTGCCGGCTTCCAGTGGCGCGCGAACATTGCGGTGGTGCGGGCGGGATTGACGACTTCGTTCGCCGATGCCGACGCGTGGATCGCCGCACAGGACGTGGAGGGCGCCCCTTCGTATCACCTGTCGAAGGAACTCGTCATTGCCTGGACTTTATGGGAATGCCAGCGCTGGAAGGATCGCGGCATCCGCATAAACAGCGTATCGCCCGGACCGGTGTCGTCGCCGATCCTCGCCGACTTCATCAAGACGCTCGGCCAGCGCGCCGAAGACGATCTCAAGCTCAACCGCGCCGGCACTCCCGAGGAGATCGCGCCGGTCGTCGCTTTCATGCTCTCGGACGATGCGCGGTGGATGAACGGGACCGACGTGTCCGTCGATGCCGGAGCGGGGGCCGGCGCCTGGCATCAGATCCTCGCGTGA
- a CDS encoding Brp/Blh family beta-carotene 15,15'-dioxygenase: protein MEKSTFPGATVALSATVALLVAAVTGVPLSGSTALVAACAAILVFGLPHGALDIELIHRRGRTSHGLASILSVYLGIAAITTAAWLVEPVAALAGFIVIAVIHFAEDWEATDSRFLATGLAVALIAAPAMLHHAQVADIFVALTKAPAAARLADGLLLVGPVALAIAAAGILAMIAARRFTSAAAAIASLIALTALPPVIGFAAFFCLFHSPRHFVGALRAARRGRVAQWLPVVVPVTGAALAIVTCIYLIRGGLAVPERLTAATFMALSILTVPHMLAPILFKRRDTDPFGRRRIPRPAPRPVSSDYNIAPI, encoded by the coding sequence ATGGAAAAATCGACCTTCCCCGGTGCCACGGTTGCGCTTAGCGCAACCGTGGCTTTGCTCGTCGCAGCAGTCACCGGCGTGCCGCTGTCCGGTTCGACCGCTCTCGTCGCGGCGTGTGCGGCGATCCTCGTCTTTGGCTTACCGCATGGCGCACTCGACATCGAGCTGATCCACCGCCGCGGCAGGACCAGTCACGGCCTGGCCTCGATCCTCTCGGTCTATCTTGGCATCGCAGCGATAACGACCGCTGCTTGGCTGGTCGAACCAGTGGCGGCGCTCGCGGGATTTATCGTCATCGCCGTTATCCATTTTGCCGAGGATTGGGAGGCAACCGACTCGCGCTTCCTTGCCACGGGTCTCGCAGTCGCCCTCATCGCCGCGCCCGCGATGCTGCACCACGCTCAGGTCGCCGATATCTTTGTCGCACTGACAAAAGCGCCGGCCGCCGCGCGGCTTGCCGACGGGCTCCTACTCGTCGGGCCGGTCGCGCTGGCGATCGCTGCGGCCGGAATCCTGGCCATGATCGCCGCGCGCCGCTTTACTTCCGCAGCGGCAGCGATCGCGAGCCTGATCGCACTCACCGCGTTGCCTCCTGTAATCGGGTTTGCAGCGTTCTTTTGCCTGTTCCATTCCCCGCGGCATTTCGTTGGTGCTCTCCGGGCTGCGCGGCGCGGGCGCGTCGCACAGTGGCTCCCGGTTGTCGTTCCCGTGACCGGTGCAGCGCTGGCGATCGTCACCTGCATTTATCTAATTCGTGGCGGGCTTGCGGTGCCGGAACGACTGACGGCGGCGACTTTCATGGCGCTGTCGATCCTGACGGTACCGCATATGCTCGCCCCGATCCTGTTTAAGCGCCGTGACACCGACCCATTTGGCCGCCGACGAATACCGCGGCCAGCGCCGCGTCCAGTATCAAGCGATTACAATATCGCTCCGATATAA
- a CDS encoding aldehyde dehydrogenase family protein, translating into MTVREAAAVAAAAASALPAWSALGPNARRAQLNAAAMALEAKGDAIVAAMIAECAAHEGWARFNLRLGADMLREAAALTTQIGGEVIPSDKPGCLAMALREPAGVCLGIAPWNAPVILVVRALAVPLACGNTVILKASEICPMTHGLIVEAFADAGFAPGVVGLVTNAPANAGEVVGALIDHPAVRRINFTGSTAVGRIIAIRAAQNLKPVLLELGGKAPLIVLADADLDEAVKAAAFGSFMNAGQICMSTERIIVVDAVAEAFVAAFTAKVSTMHAASVVDTRAVDHVAALVDAAVAAGARLGTGGPADGVIMPPHVVDHVTPAMALFREESFGPVVAVTRARDEAHAVELANDTDYGLSASVFTRDVARGLTIARAMKSGICHINGPTVHDEAQMPFGGTKASGYGRFGGKAGIDAFTELRWITIETQPGHFPI; encoded by the coding sequence ATGACCGTCAGAGAGGCGGCCGCGGTCGCCGCCGCCGCTGCCTCCGCCTTGCCGGCGTGGAGCGCGCTCGGCCCCAATGCGCGCCGCGCGCAACTCAATGCTGCCGCGATGGCGCTCGAGGCGAAGGGCGACGCCATAGTCGCGGCCATGATCGCCGAATGCGCGGCGCACGAGGGATGGGCGCGGTTCAACCTGCGCCTCGGCGCGGACATGCTGCGCGAGGCGGCGGCGCTCACGACCCAGATCGGCGGCGAGGTAATCCCGTCGGACAAGCCGGGGTGCCTCGCGATGGCGCTGCGCGAACCCGCAGGTGTGTGTCTCGGCATCGCGCCGTGGAATGCACCGGTCATCCTCGTCGTGCGCGCGCTCGCGGTGCCGCTGGCTTGCGGAAACACCGTGATCCTCAAGGCGTCCGAAATCTGCCCCATGACGCATGGGCTAATCGTCGAGGCCTTCGCCGACGCAGGCTTCGCGCCGGGCGTGGTCGGACTGGTGACCAACGCCCCTGCAAATGCTGGCGAGGTCGTGGGCGCGCTGATCGACCATCCCGCAGTCCGCCGGATCAATTTCACCGGCTCGACCGCGGTCGGGCGCATCATCGCCATCCGCGCCGCGCAGAACCTCAAACCCGTGCTGCTCGAACTGGGAGGCAAGGCACCGCTGATCGTGCTGGCTGACGCCGATCTCGACGAAGCAGTAAAAGCCGCGGCATTCGGTTCATTCATGAACGCCGGACAGATCTGCATGTCGACCGAGCGGATCATCGTCGTCGACGCGGTCGCCGAGGCGTTCGTCGCGGCCTTCACCGCCAAGGTCTCGACGATGCACGCTGCATCGGTCGTCGACACGAGGGCGGTGGACCACGTCGCCGCGCTCGTCGACGCCGCGGTCGCCGCGGGGGCACGTCTGGGGACCGGCGGCCCGGCGGACGGCGTCATCATGCCGCCGCACGTCGTCGATCATGTGACCCCTGCGATGGCGCTCTTCCGCGAAGAGAGCTTCGGTCCCGTCGTCGCCGTCACCCGGGCGCGGGACGAGGCGCATGCCGTCGAACTGGCCAACGATACCGACTACGGCCTTTCGGCAAGCGTGTTCACCCGCGACGTCGCCCGGGGATTGACGATCGCACGGGCAATGAAGTCCGGGATCTGCCACATCAACGGCCCGACCGTTCATGACGAGGCGCAGATGCCGTTCGGCGGCACCAAGGCGAGCGGCTACGGCCGCTTCGGCGGCAAGGCCGGCATCGACGCTTTCACCGAACTCCGCTGGATCACCATAGAGACCCAACCTGGACACTTCCCGATTTGA